The Mycoplasmopsis caviae sequence AGTGTAAGCCCAAGCAACATTGCTGAATTAGCTAAACAAAAAGATATTAATGGTTTTTTGGTTGGCGGAGCAAGTTTAAATGTTGATTCGTTTATTAAGCTCATTACATTAGGAAACTAAAAATTAGTCCTTTCAGTTGGACTAATTTTTATTATTCATTTTTACAAAAAAACCTGTTTTATAGACTTATTTGAGAAATTACTAAAATTTATCTCTTATCAATTTTGCTGATTCTTCATCAATAATTATTGTCACATTATCATGACTTTGTAAAAAACTGGCAGGGCAATCTTGACTAATAGGTTTAAGTAAGGTATCAAAGATGGCTTGTGCTTTTTTAGGTCCAGTAGCCAAAAGTATAATTTGCTTACTTTTAAGAATTGTACCAATTCCCATAGTAACAGCTTTACGAGGAACATCACTCTCACAAGTAAAAAATCTTTTGTTTGCATTGATTGTACTTTGAGTTAAATCAACAACTCTAGTGATATCATCTTGTTTGCTTTCGGGTTCATTGAAAGCAATGTGTCCATTTTCGCCAATACCTAAAATTGTAAAATCAATACCCCCAAAATCTTTTATTATTTTTTCATAACTACCATTTTTATAATCTCTTTCGTACTTTTTAATATCAGGAAAGTTAATATTTTCGCGTTTTATGTTAATATGATTAAACAAATTATGATCCATAAAATAATGGTATGAATGTTCGCTTTTGATATCTAATCCAAGATATTCATCCAGATTGAAACTAATCACTTGACTAAAGTCAATTTTTCCACTTTTATAATTTTCAATTAACAACTTGTAAAGTTCAATTGGTGTTGAACCAGTAGCAAAACAAATTCGCGAATCTGCTTTGCTACTTAATTGTTTGCTAATTAAACTATATGCTTTAAGAGCAACATCTTTTTCATTTTTTTCTATAAAAACTTTCATAATTGTCCTTATTCTATCTTTTTACCATTAATATAAACGGTCATAATTTTGCTCAAATTTTTGCAATCTAACAGAACAAAATCAGCATAATAACCTTCTGAAATATAAGCAACTTTTTTTAATTTATAAGCAACAGCTGCATTATATGATGTTCACTTTACAACATTTTTTAAACTGTGCTTCATTATTAATAAATTAAGAAAAGCATCATGTAAGCAAATTGCACTACCTGCAATAGTTTTTGTGCCTTCAAGGTAAATAATATTACCTTTTTTCTCAATAGCAACACCGCCTGAATAACATTTACCATCAGGGCCATATGCAGGTCTAATTGCATCACTAATACACATAATATGATCCTCATCTAACATATATAAAGTTTGATCTAGTGTTCTTTCACATATATGATGTAAGTCAGCGATAATTTCACTATAAACAGGATACTGAACTGCGGCTTGAACTAGTCCAGGATTACGAGAGTCAAAACCAGTCATAGCATTTCAAAGATGACAAATACAATTAACACCTGATTTAAAATATTCAGCAGCTATTTCAAAACCAGCAATAGTGTGTCCAATTGAAGCCTGAATATTATGTTTTTGCAGTTCATGAACAAGTTTTTTATCAAACATTAGAGGATCAAAACTAATTTTTCTCAAAAAATTGTTTGAACTCTTAACTAGTGTTTCAATATCAGATTTTGTTGCTTTTCTTAATCACTCACTTTTGTGAGCACCCTTTTTGGCTTCACCTATAAAAGGTCCTTCAATATGTATTCCAATATTTTTAGCACCATTATTAAATTGAAGATTCATATGAGTTAGTGACCTATTTAATTCATCTCAACTTGCAGTCATTGCAGTAGGCATAAAGCTCGTAACACCCCTTAGTGCCAAATTGTGAGCTATTCTTTTTAGTGCTTCTGGACTGTCCATAACATCATCACCCATAAAACCATGAATATGTGTGTCAATAAAACCAGGAACTAAAAGATATTTGGCAATTCCTTTTTTTGGAGTTATTTTGGTAATAAATTCATCAAATTCAATGTCAGCACAATCAATAACATTATCATAATTAGCAATAAGAACATCTTTAATAATCATATTAAACCTCATTAATTTAAGTTAGTAATTTAATTATATTACTTCTATTTTTGCAAGATTAATTTATCAATCATTTAGTAAATTAATTTCACAAAAGCAAAAATAATTTGTAATTAAATTCCTATAAGGTTTTATTCTCACAAAAAAATTTAAAGGCTTTCATTTATATAATCAATCAACATTTAAATTGTTTATAATATTTATATATGTTTAATTAATTAGGAGTTATTTTACATGAAAAAAACCATTGACGATTTAGTTTTAAAAGGCAAAAAAGTTTTAATGAGAGTTGACTTTAACGTGCCTATTAAAGAAGGTGTTATTACATCAAACAAGAGAATTGTAGCTGCTTTGCCTACAATTGAAAAAGTAATTAAAGAAAAAGGTAAATTAATTTTATTCTCACACCTTGGTCGTGTTAAAACTGAGGAAGATAAAGTTAAGAACAACCTATTACCAGTTTCAAATGAATTGGCTAGATTACTTAAGAAACCAGTTTTATTTGTTGACTCAACCAGAGGTGCAGAATTAGAAAAAGCAATTGCTAATATGCAACCAGGTGATGTAATTTTGGTTCAAAATACACGTTATGAAGACCTAAACGAAAAAGCAGAAAGTAAAAATAATCCAGTTTTAGGAAAATACTGAGCTGACTTAGGTGATGTTTTCATTAATGATGCTTTTGGTACAGCACATAGAGCACATGCATCAAATGTTGGTATTGCATCAAATATTAAAGAAAACGCAGTTGGTTACTTAATGGAAAAAGAAGTTAATGCACTAACAAAAGCTATTGACAAACCTAAAAAACCTTATGTAGCAATTATTGGTGGTGCAAAGGTTAGCGACAAAATTAAAGTTTTAGAAAACTTAATTCCACTTGTAGACAAAATGATTATTGGTGGTGGAATGGCTTATACATTTCTAAAAAGCCAAGGGCATTCAATTGGTAAAAGTTTATTAGAAGAAGAATTTATTCCATTTGCAACAGAATTTCTTAAAAAATATGGCGACAAAATTCTTTTACCTCTTGACCACGCTTGTTCAACAGAATTTGCTGATGTAGCTCCAACAATTATAAATGTTGGTATTAGTGATGAATATATGTCGCTTGATTTAGGACCTAAAACAATTGAATTATTTACAAAAGCTATTGAGGGTGCTAAGACAGTTGTTTGAAACGGACCTATGGGTGTTACAGAATTTGAAAACTACAAAAATGGTACACTTGCAGTTGCTAAAGCAGTTGCTGCTCTAAAAGGTTGCTACTCAATCGTAGGTGGTGGTGACTCAGTTGCCGCTGTTCAAAAATTGAAAATGGAAGACAAATTCTCTCATGTTTCAACAGGTGGTGGAGCAAGCCTTGAATTCTTACAAGGTATTCCACTTCCAGGTGTAGAAGCTATTCAAGACAAGAAATAGTTCAATTAATAAAAAATGCGTAAAGCCCTGTTTTATAGTGCTTAACGCATTTTTATTTATCTAAATATTCATTCAATTCAATTGCAAGTTTACGTGCATAATCACCAACAACAAGTGAAATTTTATTGGTGCTAATCATAATACCTGTTATAAATTTTGTGCTTTGTAACTCTTCCATTTTAACTAGTGATTTATTTTTAATTAGAACCTTAATATTTGAAATACTTGCACTTACTTCTTCAATATTTTCTTTACCTCCAAGATTGTCAACTAATTCTACAATCTTAATATTTGAAGGTAGTTTAATATTGGTTCCTTCTCTTTTTAATTTAAGTTCCTTCCTGTTTCTTGTGCGTCAATAAACTCAACAAAAACCAAAGGTTACTATTGTTAAGAGAACAACTAAGAATTTATCTTTTTTACTCATAAATTTATTATACAAGATAAAAAACAAAAGAAAATTAATATAAGAGTTAATTTTGCGCCTATTATCTTTTACAAAGATAAATATAAATTTGTTGTAAAATAAATAATAGTAATTTAGCTTAAAAAGAGGTAGTTATGAGTAGAAAAAGATTATTAAGTGGAATTAAACCAACTGGCGACTTAACATTAGGAAACTATATTGGTGCATTAAGAAACTTTGTTAAATTGCAAGAAAATTATGATGAAGCATACTATTTTGTGGCTGACTTACATGCATTAACAACTGGCTACGTAGACCCAAGTGAGTTATATAAAGCTCGAAGAGAAATAGTTGCAATGTATTTAGCATGTGGACTAGACCCTAAAAAAAGCACAATATTTTACCAAAGTGATGTTGTTGAACATGCACTAGCTCAGTGATTAATGACTACTGAAATATCAATTGGAGAGCTAAATAGAATGACCCAGTTTAAGGATAAGAGTCAAAAGCTAGCAAAACAGTCAAATGGAACAGAAAAGATTCCAGCAGGTTTGCTAATGTATCCGGTTTTAATGGCAGCTGACATATTAATTTACAACCCTGATTTTGTGCCAATTGGAGAAGACCAAAAGCAACATTTAGAATTAGCACGAACTATTGCAGAAAGATTAAACCGAGACTATAAGACAAACTTTAAATTAGTTGAAGGGATTATTCCACCTGTTGGTGCAAGAATTATGTCCTTAAGTGATCCAACTAAAAAGATGTCAAAGAGTGATAAAAGTACCAAGTCAACTATTTATCTTCATGACAAACCAGAGGATGCTTATAAGAAAATTTTAAAAAGTGTTACTGACAGCGAGAATAAAGTTTATATTTCAAAAGATAAACCTGGCGTACTAAACTTATTAAATATTTATGCTTCTTTAACCAACAAGTCTCTAACTGAGGCAGAAGCAGAATTTAAAAATAGCAATTATGCAGAATTTAAAAGCACTGTTGCACAAGTAGTTAAAGATGAATTAATTAAAATTCAAGCAAATTATCAAAAAGCTACAAAAATGGTTGATAAAGTAGTTTATGATGGTGCTAAAAAAGCACAAGAAATTTGCCAGCCTATTGTTGAAGATTTAATGAAAAAAATGGGTTTCAGGTAAAATTGTTTTTACTAAAAATCCTATAAAACAGTTATTTTAGAAAAAAGAAGGTATATTATGAAAATTCAAGCAGACAAGTTATTAAATCATACAACTAGTCATCTTTTAGGTGCTGCCGTTGAAAAACTTTATCCAGAAGTTAAATTAGGATTTGGGCCAGCAACTGATGAAGGTTTTTATTATGATTTTGAATTTAAGGAACCTTTGAGCGTAAATGATTTAGGTAAAATTGAAAAATTAATGAAAAAGTTAGCAAATAGAAATCTTGTAACAATTCAAATTTCAGAAAAAGATTATGACTTTACTAATAAACCATACAAAAAAGAGTTATATGATGAACTAAAACAACAAGGCAAAAAAGTAACTTTTTATGCTCTTCAAGATCCACTTAATAAGGAAATTGTTTTTAAGGATTTATGTGCTGGTGGTCATATAGAAAGTACAAAAGTTATTAAAAACTTTAAACTTTTAAGCATTGCAGGAGCTTATTGAAGAGGAAATAGCAACAATATTCAACTTACTAGAATTTATGGAACAAGTTGAGACTCAAAAGAACAACTTGAAAATTATCTTGCTATTTTGGCTGATCGTAAGGAAAGAGATCATAGAAAAATTGGTAAAGAAATGAAGATTTTTGCATTTAACTCTCTTTGCGGTCAAGGTTTGCCAATTTGGTTAGAAGATGGAATGTACATTCACAATGAAATTAGAAACCTAGTTTTAAAAATGGATCGTAAATATGGCTTTACTGAGGTTCTTACTCCTCATTTTGGTTCAGAAGATCTATATAAAACAAGTGGTCACTTAGCGCATTATAAAGAAGATATGTTTGCACCAATAGTAGTTGAAAATGAAAGATTGATAGCTCGTCCAATGACTTGTCCTCATCACATTGTCTGCTACAACCTTGAAAAAAGATCATATCGAGACCTACCAATTAGATATTCAGAACAAAGCCAACTATACCGCTATGAAAAATCAGGTGCACTAACTGGACTTGAGCGTGTTAGGGGAATGCTTCTAACCGAAGGGCACTTATTCGTTAGAAAAGATCAAATTGAGCAAGAAATTAAAAGCATGTATCAATTAATTGAAGAAATGTTACATATCTTCAAAATTGATATAAGTTATATTTCACTTTCACTCCGTGACAAAAGTGATAAAGAAAAATACTTTAATGATGACAAGATGTGAAATAGTGCTGAGAAAATGCTTAAGAAAGCTCTTGATGATATGGGTGTTAAATATGAAACTGTCATTGGAGAAGCTGCATTTTATGGTCCTAAAATAGACATTCAAATTAATACTGCACTAGGTCATGAAGTTACAGTATCAACCATTCAACTTGATTTCTTGCAACCTAAAAACTTTAATATTACATATGTTGGCTCAAACGGAAAAGAAGAGAGACCCGTTATGATTCATCGTGGCTTGATTGGTACATATGAGCGTTTTGTTGCTATTTTACTTGAACAAACAAAAGGAAATTTACCATTTTGACTTGCACCAAAACAAGTAACAATTATTCCAGTTAATTTAGAAGATAATTTAGCATATTCAAGAAGTGTATTTAATAGATTATGAAATTGCAATATCAGAGTTAAGATTGATGATCGCGATGAGCGATTAAACAAAAAAATTCGTGAAGCTCAAATGTCTAAGTCAAAATTCCAACTTATTTTGGGTGCTAATGAAGAAAAAAACAACACTGTTTCATACCGTGAATATGGTAAGGAAGAAACCAAAAATGTTTCAGTAGATGAATTTATTAGTATGTTGAGCAAACTAAGAAATAATTATGAGTAATAAATCAAAAGAAAAAAGAGAAGTTAAAACATGAAGACCACTAGTCAATGTATTTTTTACATTGCTTTTTTGTGTTTTATTTCCCTTTGTTTGATGACTATTTGCAACTAATGATTTTAACAATCAAAAGGTTACAAATTTAGCAATTTGTATTAGTGTTATTTTAATTTACTTTTTTTTGGCTCTTGGTCTAAATATATTATTTTATTATTTTAAGATCCTAAATTTAAGAAGTTTTAACATAAATATACCTCTTCTATGCATCATTTTATGAGTAATTTTAACTTCATATATATCAAACTTTAACATTTATGGGCGGATGGGTGCTTCAATTGGAATAGTTGTTTCAGTGACACTATTAATTAATTTTATAATTGGTAAAATTGAAGATAGAGTTCAAAAGAAAGTTGATGAAAGTAATAAATAGTAGAGGTGGAATTTATGAATATGTGAGTTAAAAGGAGTATTGAATTTGAAAATTATAAAAGTGAAGCTTCATTACTAACAACACTTCACTTTTATAATTTTCAAATATTTTATGTTTTTAGGCTTTAATAAATGAATTTATTAACCTATAAAATAAGACTGATTAATACACTTTTGAATTTCATTATTTTTTTGGTCAAATTAATTTTTTAATATTTATATTATTTTTTGAATATTCAAACAAAATTTTTAATATATAGTATTATTATTAAGACTAATATTAAAGGAGTAAAAAATGTTAAAAGTTTTAGATCACCCACTTATAGCAATTAAACTTACCAATATGAGAGATAGAGAAGCTAATCATTCACGTTTTAGAAGAAATTTAAATGAGATTGCTTCATTGATGGTTTATGAAGTTTTAAGAAACTATAAAACTAAACCACGTAAGATTATTACACCGTTAAATCAAGAATATATTGGTGCAACATTTGACAAAGAAATTGTTATTGTGCCAATTTTAAGAGCTGGTCTCGGTATGCTTGATGGTTTGCTTGAATTAATGCCTGAGGCAAGAGTTGGACACATTGGACTTTATCGTGATGAAGTAACACATAAAGCACATGAGTACTTTTACAAAATGCCTGAAGTTAAAAAAGATAGTTATGTTTTTGTTGTTGATCCAATGTTAGCAACTGGTGGCAGTGCTGTTGATGCAATTAGAAAACTAAAAGAAGACGGTTTTACTAATGTTCATCTTGTTTGTCTAGTAGGAGTTAGCGAAGGTGTTAAAGCTGTTGAAAAAGCTTTTGGCAAAGATTTTGAAATTTATTTAGCTTCACTTGACAAAAAACTTAATGAACAAAGATATATTGAACCTGGTTTAGGGGATGCAGGAGATCGTATTTTTGGAACAAAATAAAAATATCTATTATGGCAAGAATATAGTTTTTAAAATTGTTACAAGTGGAATTTTATTAGCACTTGCAATTGTTGTTAATGTAGTCTGCTCTAGTTTTGCTAGATTTCCGCTAGCACCATTTTTGAAATTCGACTTTTCAATAGTTATTATTCTTTTTGCAGCGATGTTTGTTGCACCTTGGTCAGCATTAATTATAATTATATTTTTAGCCTTAATTGGTCCTTCGTATGGTACAAGTGGATATGATGCTGTTGGTTTATTAGGTCACTTTACTCTAGCAATAGCACAAACAACATTTGTATTCACCTTTTATATTTTTAATAATTTATTAAGCAAAATTATTTTTCAAAACACATACAAAAAGCAAGTTGCTATTTATCTTGTTAACCTATCAATTGCGATTGTACTTACAAGCACAATATTAACTTTTATTAATGTTTTTATTATCACGCCTTGATATTTTAAAGCACTAAACTTACTTAATAATGAGCCTGCGACAATATCAAGTTTGATTAAAAGATGAGGTGATTTTAAAAAAATTTTTTTAAATATTAATAATTATTTTTTAGCAACAAGCAGCCTTTTTTCTCTTTTTAATATTATTAATCTTAGTCTTAATTCAATCTTAATTTTCATATTTTTAAGCTTTAATCTTAAAATTAAATTATGAAAAATTGCTGATTTTGAAGTAAGTAAACAAAAGTTTCTTAAAAATTTATTTATTAGAGCTTGCTTTACTAAATTAAAGAAAAAAATAACAAATAATTAAATAACGCTTAAGGAGTTATTATGTCAACTTACAACCAAAGAAAAATTGAAAAGAAATGACAAAAATATTGAATTGATGCCAAATATTTTGAGCCAGAAAATTCAACTAAAAAACCTAAAAAATATATTTTAAGTATGTTCCCTTATCCTAGTGGAAATATTCATATGGGTCATGTTAGAAATTATGCAATTAGTGATGTTTTAGCTCGTTATTATCGTCGAAAGGGTTTTAATGTTTTACACCCTTTTGGTTGAGACGCTTTTGGTCTTCCAGCCGAAAATGCTGCAATTAAAAATGGCATTCATCCAAAAGATTGAACATATAAAAATATTAAAGTAATGAATCCTAAATTAAAAGATTTAGGGATTTCATTTGCCTGAGATTATGAGTGTATTACTGCAGATGAAATTTATACCAAATGAGAACAACTTATATTTTTAAAAATGTGAAAGAAAGGCTTAGTTTACCGTAAAAAAGCACTTCTTAATTGATGTGAAAATGATCAAACAGTTTTAGCGAATGAACAAGTTGAAAATGGCAAATGTTGACGTTGTGGAGATGTTGTAGTTCAAAAAGAAATGGAACAATACTACTTAAAAATTCGCAATTATGCAAAAGAATTACAAGATGATCTCGGAATTTTAAAAGGTCATTGACCTGATAAAGTTTTAATGATGCAAAAAAACTGAATTGGCTATGAAACGGGTTATTTAGCAAAATTTGATGTTATTGATAAACAACAAAATCACTTTGATTATTTAGATATCTTTACAAAAGATAAAGAAATATTAGCAACAATGAATTTTATTGTTATTAGTGCAAGCCATGATATTGTTACTAGTCTAATTGAACAAAATAAACTAAGTCAACAAGAGATTGAAACTATTAATTTAATTAAGTCAAAAGCAGTTTCAAAAGACTTTTCGCAAAAGTTATTTCTTGAACTCCCTTTAAGTATTATTAATCCAGTAAACAGTCAAGTTTACAATATTTATGTTAGTGATTTTTGTTCACTTGGAGAAAGAAATAGAAGCCAAATTATTGATATTAATAAAGTTAAAAGCCACGAAGAATTTGCTAAATTTAATAATATTGAAATTAAAAACTATGCAGATGTTGAAGTTAACTTTAGCAAAATTGAAGAATCTAGCAAAATTAACCTACAGGATTGAGGAATTAGTAGGCAAAGATATTGAGGATCACCAATTCCAATGATTAATTGTGCTAAATGTGGTTTAGTGCCTGAAAAAGAGAAAAAGTTACCAGTAACTCTACCATATAAGGTTGACTTTACAACCAGTGGTAACCCACTAAAATCTAATGCAAAATGATTAGTTACCAGGTGTCCAAAATGTAATAATAAAGCAACAAGAGAAACTGATACATTTGATACATTCTTCGAGTCAAGTTGATACTTTTTAAGATATACAACACCACCAGCAAAAAGAGAAAGCCACATTTTTGACAAAGCAAAATTGAACTATTGAAACACTGTTGATGAATATATTGGTGGTGTTGAACATGCTATTATGCACTTACTTTATGCACGATTTTTTACCAAAGTTTTAGCTGACTTAAACATGACAACTTTTAGAGAACCTTTTAGTAATTTATTGACACAAGGTATGGTTCTTAAAGATGGGCTAAAAATGTCAAAGTCAAAGGGTAATGTAGTTAGTCCAGATGAAATGATTAAAAAATATGATGCAGACACAATGAGACTTTTTATTCTTTTTGCTGCTCCACCTGAAAAAGAACTTGAGTGAATTTCGTCAGGCATTGAAGGTTGTCATAAATTTATTAAAAAACTTATTGCAAGAAGTATTGAGGTTAAAGCAAGCGACAAACTTAGTGATATCAAAATGTTTGAGTTAAGTAGTGAAGAAAAGAATGCAAGAAGAAAACTTTATCAAGGTCTTCTTAAGCAAGAAAGCCTATTTAATGATCGAAGAAATAATTATGCATTTAATACTCTAATTGCTTGGACTATGGAAACTTTTAATGCTTATGATAAAATTACGAATTCATTGCTAATTAAAGAAATGTACTATGTTTTATTAAATATTTTAGAACCTTTCATTCCACATTTAGCTTGAGAATTAAGTGATAAATTCTTTAAACTTAAAAACTTAAAGGATTTTAAAATAGACAATAGTGCTCTTGAAAGTGATGAAGTTAGCTATGGAGTTACAATTAATGGTAAAATGAGACATCAAATTTGTGTTAATTGCGCAAACAATAACAAAGATTATGTACTCTCATTAGCTAAGAGTGAGTGTTCTAGATGACTTGCAGACCAAAATATTATTAAAGAAATTTTTGTTCCTAACAAGATTGTTAACCTTGTAACAAAAGCAAAATAATCAATTAGTACCAAAAAAGTCCTAAATTTAATTACTTTTTTAATATTTAGTAAGGTAAAATTAAAGAAAATAAAAAATATTTGGCACTTTAATGATAAGAGTGCTAAAATATTACTAACGCATTTTTAAAGGAGAGTTATTATGAAAGAAAAAATCCTGTTAGTAGACATTCTGGATGATAAATTTGTTAGTGATACAATTTATAATCACGAAACTAAAATTATCGATATACCCGCAAAAAACCAAAGTTTCAGTGACCAATATTTAAGTCACTTATTTAACTATTTTGAATCAATTAACCATAATGTTAAGAAAGAAAAAAATGAAGATGCTAAATATCTATTTATTGGATATTTTGACTACCTAAGTGCAGGTTATGATAAGAGTCCCGAATCTAAGGCAAAAATAATTAGTCAAGCAATAAATGTTAATCCATATTGTTCATATGTAAAAGTTCTTGATGTAAAAGTGGTATTTGAAGGTGATTCAAAAGAAGTTAAAAAGTATGTGCTTAAGGTTAAGGGTATAGGACGTTATAAAATAAACCGTCTTGAAACTTCAAACGGTAGCCTTGCAGTAAATTCATTTGATGTTGAAAATGCAGTCGCAGCTAAAAAATCATTTGTGTCTGAATTATCAAAAGAATCAATTAAAAAATTAGATGTGGTGGACACAACAATAACTACACTTGTTGAAAAAGGTATATGAGACAAAATAATTTTTTATAATTTAGAAAATAAAAATTCTACAGAAGTTCGAAATAGATGAGCAGAAGAAAATTATGAAAGAACTCAAAAACTTAATGAAAATGAATTAGATTTTTCTGGCGAAAATATTATTGAATCGCTTATGAGTTACTTTGCATTAGGTGGACTTTATAAATTGGATGTCTTTAATTTAAATTCAATTGATGATCAAATTGATTATATTGCAATAACTCTTTATTCATATCGTAATTTTCATTGAACACCAAAAGAAAAGAAAGTAGTTGATAGTCTTAAATTCTTTGAAAAAGATTTCGTTAAAAACAAAACAATTGATGTTTCTTCAAAGGCAGCACTTAAATATTTTGAAACAGAAAACTTTGTTCGTGGCAATGCTGGATTAAATGAAAAAAGCAAAAAGTTATCTGATGATAAAAAAGACGAATTATTATCTAAAAAACCACCTAAGGATTCAAAAGGTTCTAAAGATCCACTTGCAGATGCAATTATTGAAAATGAACTTAACCAAAAAGTTAAGAATAATTTAGAAAAACAACAAAAAGAGTTTCTATTAAGAGAAAAACTTAAAGCAATTAAAGAAAGTCTTTCTGAAAGTGATGGAGCAAATGAAGAAGACGATTCATTTGCTAAATTAATTCATGATCCTAAATTGAAACAAATGTATCCTGAAAGTGTTCTTAAATTAATTTCAACTGAAAAAGAAAAACTAAAGGGTATGATGTCTGGTACACCTGATGCAAATATTGGCGCTGCATACATTAGTACTCTTAAGAAAATGCCTTGAAGAAAAATTGAAGTTGAAACTCTTGATATCAAACATGCTAAGGAAGTCTTAGACAAAAATCACTATGGTTTAGAAAAAGTTAAAGAACGTATTATTGAATACCTTTCTTTAATTATTAACCACAAGAACATATCTAAAAAATCTGAAGAAAACAAGTTAATTGACATAGAAGAAAACTATCAAATTGATTTATCTTTGTTTAAAGAAGATACAAAGAATTCAAAAATTCAAAAGAAATTTAATAATGTGCCTATTCTTACATTAGTTGGTCCACCAGGTACTGGTAAAACATCACTTGCAAGAGCAATTGCTGAAGCACTTAATAAAAGTTATATTAAGATTAGTCTAGGTGGTGTTCATGACGAAAGCGAGATTAGAGGTCACAGACGTACATATGTAGGCTCAATGCCAGGTAAAATTATTAAAGCAATCCAAAGAGCAGGTGTATCAAACCCATTAATTTTACTTGATGAAATTGACAAAATGTCTTCTGATTATAAAGGTGACCCTGCTAGTGCTATGCTTGAAGTTCTTGATCCAGAACAAAACACAAAATTCCAAGATAACTATCTTGAACATGAATATGACTTGTCAAAAGTTATGTTCATTGCAACAGC is a genomic window containing:
- the nagB gene encoding glucosamine-6-phosphate deaminase — its product is MKVFIEKNEKDVALKAYSLISKQLSSKADSRICFATGSTPIELYKLLIENYKSGKIDFSQVISFNLDEYLGLDIKSEHSYHYFMDHNLFNHINIKRENINFPDIKKYERDYKNGSYEKIIKDFGGIDFTILGIGENGHIAFNEPESKQDDITRVVDLTQSTINANKRFFTCESDVPRKAVTMGIGTILKSKQIILLATGPKKAQAIFDTLLKPISQDCPASFLQSHDNVTIIIDEESAKLIRDKF
- the trpS gene encoding tryptophan--tRNA ligase, producing the protein MSRKRLLSGIKPTGDLTLGNYIGALRNFVKLQENYDEAYYFVADLHALTTGYVDPSELYKARREIVAMYLACGLDPKKSTIFYQSDVVEHALAQWLMTTEISIGELNRMTQFKDKSQKLAKQSNGTEKIPAGLLMYPVLMAADILIYNPDFVPIGEDQKQHLELARTIAERLNRDYKTNFKLVEGIIPPVGARIMSLSDPTKKMSKSDKSTKSTIYLHDKPEDAYKKILKSVTDSENKVYISKDKPGVLNLLNIYASLTNKSLTEAEAEFKNSNYAEFKSTVAQVVKDELIKIQANYQKATKMVDKVVYDGAKKAQEICQPIVEDLMKKMGFR
- a CDS encoding MAG3450 family membrane protein, with product MSNKSKEKREVKTWRPLVNVFFTLLFCVLFPFVWWLFATNDFNNQKVTNLAICISVILIYFFLALGLNILFYYFKILNLRSFNINIPLLCIILWVILTSYISNFNIYGRMGASIGIVVSVTLLINFIIGKIEDRVQKKVDESNK
- a CDS encoding PTS transporter subunit EIIB — encoded protein: MSKKDKFLVVLLTIVTFGFCWVYWRTRNRKELKLKREGTNIKLPSNIKIVELVDNLGGKENIEEVSASISNIKVLIKNKSLVKMEELQSTKFITGIMISTNKISLVVGDYARKLAIELNEYLDK
- a CDS encoding N-acetylglucosamine-6-phosphate deacetylase; translation: MIIKDVLIANYDNVIDCADIEFDEFITKITPKKGIAKYLLVPGFIDTHIHGFMGDDVMDSPEALKRIAHNLALRGVTSFMPTAMTASWDELNRSLTHMNLQFNNGAKNIGIHIEGPFIGEAKKGAHKSEWLRKATKSDIETLVKSSNNFLRKISFDPLMFDKKLVHELQKHNIQASIGHTIAGFEIAAEYFKSGVNCICHLWNAMTGFDSRNPGLVQAAVQYPVYSEIIADLHHICERTLDQTLYMLDEDHIMCISDAIRPAYGPDGKCYSGGVAIEKKGNIIYLEGTKTIAGSAICLHDAFLNLLIMKHSLKNVVKWTSYNAAVAYKLKKVAYISEGYYADFVLLDCKNLSKIMTVYINGKKIE
- a CDS encoding phosphoglycerate kinase, encoding MKKTIDDLVLKGKKVLMRVDFNVPIKEGVITSNKRIVAALPTIEKVIKEKGKLILFSHLGRVKTEEDKVKNNLLPVSNELARLLKKPVLFVDSTRGAELEKAIANMQPGDVILVQNTRYEDLNEKAESKNNPVLGKYWADLGDVFINDAFGTAHRAHASNVGIASNIKENAVGYLMEKEVNALTKAIDKPKKPYVAIIGGAKVSDKIKVLENLIPLVDKMIIGGGMAYTFLKSQGHSIGKSLLEEEFIPFATEFLKKYGDKILLPLDHACSTEFADVAPTIINVGISDEYMSLDLGPKTIELFTKAIEGAKTVVWNGPMGVTEFENYKNGTLAVAKAVAALKGCYSIVGGGDSVAAVQKLKMEDKFSHVSTGGGASLEFLQGIPLPGVEAIQDKK
- the thrS gene encoding threonine--tRNA ligase, which produces MKIQADKLLNHTTSHLLGAAVEKLYPEVKLGFGPATDEGFYYDFEFKEPLSVNDLGKIEKLMKKLANRNLVTIQISEKDYDFTNKPYKKELYDELKQQGKKVTFYALQDPLNKEIVFKDLCAGGHIESTKVIKNFKLLSIAGAYWRGNSNNIQLTRIYGTSWDSKEQLENYLAILADRKERDHRKIGKEMKIFAFNSLCGQGLPIWLEDGMYIHNEIRNLVLKMDRKYGFTEVLTPHFGSEDLYKTSGHLAHYKEDMFAPIVVENERLIARPMTCPHHIVCYNLEKRSYRDLPIRYSEQSQLYRYEKSGALTGLERVRGMLLTEGHLFVRKDQIEQEIKSMYQLIEEMLHIFKIDISYISLSLRDKSDKEKYFNDDKMWNSAEKMLKKALDDMGVKYETVIGEAAFYGPKIDIQINTALGHEVTVSTIQLDFLQPKNFNITYVGSNGKEERPVMIHRGLIGTYERFVAILLEQTKGNLPFWLAPKQVTIIPVNLEDNLAYSRSVFNRLWNCNIRVKIDDRDERLNKKIREAQMSKSKFQLILGANEEKNNTVSYREYGKEETKNVSVDEFISMLSKLRNNYE